One genomic region from Chthonomonas calidirosea T49 encodes:
- a CDS encoding ATP-dependent Clp protease ATP-binding subunit — MWQRFTERARRVVFFAQEEAGRLGENYVSTEHLLLGLVRESDSVAARILERMGVSLGRIRSEIERQVSHGDGRPTQDMQLTPRAKRVIDLAYDEARQLNNNYIGTEHLLLGLIREGEGLAGRVLAKLGVDLERTRREVQALQDTDAPSNSRPTTRSRTPTLDEFGRDYTELARNDKLDPVVGRHTEIERVIQILSRRTKNNPVLLGEPGVGKTAIAEGLAQRIVSGDIPETLKDKRIVSLDLASLVAGTKYRGEFEERMKRVLEEVRKAQGEVILFIDELHTLVGAGAAEGAIDASNIMKPALARGELQCIGATTLDEFRKYIERDAALQRRFQPVKVSEPTPDETVEILKGLRERYEAHHRVKITDDALVAAAHLADRYITDRFLPDKAIDLIDEAASRVRLQYALPPAELRQAKARLAEIEKELSATQERGRFSSSEDMDEDLLALKRELQERIEKLEMEWRDQRESMPRIVTQDEVAQIVQSWTGIPVSRLVETETQKLLRMEEELHKRIIGQHEAIAAVSRAVRRARSGMKDPKRPMGTFIFMGPTGTGKTELARALAAFLFDNENALIRIDMSEYSERFNVSRLVGAPPGYVGYEEGGQLTEAVRRNPYSVVLLDEIEKAHPEVFNILLQVAEDGRLTDSQGRVVDFKNTVIIMTSNIGAARIQQERGMGIRSDAERKANDEKAIEAMKNRVMEEVKKTFRPEFINRIDELIVFHPLTREEILQIVDLMLNRVAKQLKGQELALEVTQPVKEKLAEEGFDPNLGARPLRRAVQRLIEDPLADEILRGTFRPGDTVVADLEEGRIVFRPKAADALPTGGDGGLPPLEAPATVG, encoded by the coding sequence ATGTGGCAGCGATTTACGGAGCGTGCTCGGCGCGTTGTCTTCTTCGCCCAGGAGGAGGCAGGAAGATTGGGGGAGAACTACGTCTCCACGGAGCATCTTCTGCTAGGTCTGGTGCGAGAGAGCGATAGTGTTGCTGCCCGTATCCTGGAGCGTATGGGGGTCTCCTTAGGGAGGATCCGCAGTGAGATAGAGCGACAGGTGTCGCATGGGGATGGTCGTCCCACCCAAGATATGCAGTTAACGCCCCGAGCCAAGCGGGTAATAGATTTAGCCTACGATGAGGCCCGTCAGCTCAACAACAACTACATTGGAACGGAGCATCTGTTGTTAGGGCTGATTCGTGAGGGAGAGGGGCTGGCTGGTCGCGTTCTTGCCAAACTTGGGGTGGATTTGGAGCGCACACGGCGCGAAGTTCAGGCGTTGCAGGATACGGATGCGCCGTCGAATTCGCGACCGACGACTCGGTCTCGTACGCCCACTTTGGATGAGTTCGGGCGAGACTATACCGAGCTTGCGCGTAACGACAAGCTCGACCCGGTGGTGGGACGCCACACGGAGATCGAGCGCGTTATTCAGATTCTGAGCCGAAGAACCAAAAATAACCCGGTGCTGCTCGGCGAACCAGGGGTAGGAAAGACGGCCATCGCCGAAGGGTTGGCGCAACGCATTGTTTCTGGGGATATTCCGGAGACCCTCAAAGACAAGCGCATCGTTTCGCTCGATCTGGCCAGCCTGGTTGCCGGGACGAAGTATCGAGGTGAATTCGAAGAGCGGATGAAGAGGGTGTTAGAAGAGGTTCGCAAAGCCCAAGGGGAGGTGATCCTCTTCATAGATGAGTTGCACACGTTGGTAGGTGCCGGGGCTGCCGAGGGCGCCATCGACGCCTCCAACATCATGAAGCCGGCTCTTGCGCGCGGAGAGCTGCAGTGCATCGGTGCGACCACCCTCGATGAGTTCCGCAAGTACATCGAACGGGATGCTGCTCTGCAGAGGCGCTTCCAACCGGTGAAGGTGAGCGAGCCGACACCGGATGAGACCGTTGAGATCCTCAAAGGGCTTCGGGAGCGCTATGAGGCGCACCATCGGGTAAAGATCACCGATGATGCCTTGGTGGCTGCCGCTCATCTTGCCGATCGCTACATTACCGACCGCTTCTTGCCGGATAAGGCTATTGACCTTATTGATGAAGCCGCAAGTCGCGTGCGGTTGCAATATGCGCTGCCACCGGCGGAGCTGCGGCAAGCGAAGGCACGGCTCGCCGAGATAGAGAAGGAGCTGAGTGCCACCCAAGAGCGCGGGCGATTTAGCTCCAGCGAAGATATGGATGAAGACCTCCTTGCGCTTAAGAGAGAGCTGCAGGAGCGCATTGAGAAGCTGGAGATGGAGTGGCGAGACCAGCGCGAGAGCATGCCGCGCATCGTCACCCAGGATGAGGTTGCCCAGATCGTTCAGTCGTGGACGGGCATCCCAGTAAGCCGTCTCGTGGAGACGGAGACCCAGAAGCTGCTTCGTATGGAGGAGGAGCTCCATAAGCGGATTATCGGCCAGCACGAGGCGATCGCGGCCGTAAGCCGTGCCGTACGAAGAGCGCGTTCGGGCATGAAAGATCCGAAGCGTCCTATGGGCACCTTCATCTTTATGGGGCCCACAGGAACAGGAAAAACAGAGCTGGCGCGCGCTTTGGCTGCCTTCCTCTTCGATAACGAAAACGCCCTGATCCGCATAGATATGAGCGAATACTCCGAGCGGTTCAACGTCTCCCGTTTGGTGGGAGCGCCTCCGGGCTATGTCGGATACGAGGAGGGTGGACAGCTTACCGAGGCCGTGCGCCGCAATCCTTACTCGGTGGTGCTGCTCGATGAGATCGAAAAAGCCCACCCAGAGGTTTTCAATATCCTCCTGCAAGTTGCCGAGGATGGGCGCCTTACCGACAGTCAGGGGCGAGTGGTGGACTTTAAAAACACCGTTATTATCATGACCTCCAATATCGGGGCGGCGCGCATCCAGCAGGAACGCGGGATGGGCATCCGCAGCGACGCAGAGCGGAAAGCGAACGATGAGAAAGCCATTGAGGCGATGAAGAACCGGGTGATGGAGGAGGTGAAGAAAACCTTCCGTCCCGAGTTCATTAACCGCATTGATGAGCTGATCGTGTTCCATCCGCTAACGCGTGAGGAGATACTCCAGATCGTCGATCTGATGCTGAACCGTGTAGCAAAACAGCTGAAGGGACAGGAGCTTGCCCTCGAAGTCACGCAGCCTGTAAAGGAGAAGTTGGCCGAGGAAGGTTTCGATCCGAACCTAGGAGCACGGCCATTGCGACGTGCGGTACAGCGTCTGATCGAAGATCCTCTGGCGGATGAGATTCTGCGAGGGACTTTCCGACCCGGCGATACCGTGGTCGCCGATCTGGAGGAAGGACGCATTGTGTTCCGACCGAAAGCTGCAGATGCGCTGCCTACCGGCGGCGACGGTGGGTTACCGCCTTTGGAAGCTCCGGCGACGGTTGGCTAG